One region of Anthonomus grandis grandis chromosome 22, icAntGran1.3, whole genome shotgun sequence genomic DNA includes:
- the LOC126748385 gene encoding putative nuclease HARBI1, translating to MPSDSSDEDIILYYYYRKRRNRQKKRRYWIHPYIEKNIKCRAFVAAKELQETDAKFLAFYRMSKESYVHLVQLLVPAIHKKNTPMRECVGADERILITLRYLATGGTFVSLALYFARGDNTVSQIVTETTAIIWDVLKEEYLPIPDMEQWKKIAERFGLLWNLPNCLGAIDGKHIRIEKLPNSGSTNFNYKSYHSIVLIACCDADGLFTLIETGYAGRNSDGGIFRASAIKHWIENEVLNFPLSLKLPSDASNNQFPHYFVGDEAFPLLRYLLRPYPQRTLDNVKRIFNYRLSRGRRIIECSFGMMAEKFQVLDTAIKCHSPEKIIKIIKSVCILHNYVRKREGIPYNPQQFEENYSPVINPDIEPQNLQISAQSSAYNLRNYLSNYFITPAAALPWQWNYTV from the exons atgcctagTGATTCGAGTGATGAAGATATTATcctttattactattatagaaaAAGGAGAAACCGACAAAAGAAAAGGAGATATTGGATTCACCCCTacattgagaaaaatataaaatgcagaGCTTTTGTTGCTGCAAAAGAACTACAAGAAACTGACGCCAAGTTTCTGGCCTTTTATAGAATGTCAAAGGAATCATATGTACATTTAGTACAATTGCTTGTCCCTGCTATCCACAAGAAAAATACTCCAATGCGAGAATGTGTTGGAGCAGAcgaaagaattttaataaccctcag atatcTTGCGACTGGAGGAACATTCGTCAGTCTAGCTTTATATTTTGCTAGAGGGGATAATACCGTTTCACAAATTGTGACCGAAACCACGGCGATTATATGGGATGTATTAAAGGAAGAATATCTGCCCATTCCAGATATGGAAcaatggaaaaaaattgcagAACGCTTCGGTTTATTGTGGAATTTACCTAACTGCCTAGGCGCTATTGACGGAAAACATATTCGTATTGAAAAACTTCCAAATTCCGGAtccactaattttaattataaatcgtACCATTCTATCGTACTGATAGCATGCTGTGACGCTGATGGTCTATTTACATTAATTGAAACCGGTTATGCAGGCAGAAATAGCGATGGCGGAATTTTCCGTGCTTCAGCTATTAAGCATTGGATTGAAAATGAAGTCCTAAATTTTCCACTATCTTTAAAATTGCCCAGTGACGCGAGCAATAATCAATTCCCTCACTACTTTGTTGGCGACGAAGCATTTCCCTTACTACGCTACTTACTGAGACCATATCCACAACGTACATTGGATAATGTAAAAAGGATTTTCAATTACCGATTAAGTCGGGGAAGACGTATCATAGAATGTTCATTCGGAATGATGGCCGAGAAATTTCAAGTTTTAGATACTGCAATAAAATGTCATTCGCCcgagaaaatcattaaaataataaaatctgtgTGTATTCTACACAATTATGTACGAAAACGGGAAGGCATACCATATAATCCACAgcaatttgaagaaaattatagCCCGGTCATAAATCCCGATATAGAACCCCAAAATCTTCAAATAAGTGCTCAATCTTCCGCATACAActtaaggaattatttatctAACTATTTCATAACTCCAGCAGCTGCTCTTCCATGGCAATGGAATTACACTGTATAg
- the LOC126748470 gene encoding piggyBac transposable element-derived protein 3-like, with product MCSLSTALENNTVNLSPPQQPAGMKNFSPNILSYLRPGKDDDRLLQLLNADDSEFEGDSDDNEDGIINAETIGETIIEEEDLEETLETMDIIEDQIDENQDDYDGDSDPEFDIPLSILKEKMSAKAKRMTWRKSDSFKGVEVVKDGFEESHFQRAGWKIMYYVSVFIDDKLFETMRDCTNIKFFLENDKIMNLSTDEVKKCIGISVLISYLKYPRVKMFWAKTTRVDSIAKHMTRDRFFSIRSHLKVVIDNDVSANDRQKDRLWKVKPITEKVRQGCLKLERQENVAVDEQMMPFTGTCGLKQFVIGKPNPEGLKKFVCATPEGLVLDFEIYQGKQTFLDENSKKLGVGTSAVMRLS from the exons ATGTGTTCTCTGTCTACCGCtttggaaaataatactgtaaattTGTCTCCTCCACAACAGCCGGCGGGAATGAAAAACTTTTCACC aaacattttatctTATTTGCGACCCGGTAAAGATGACGATAGGCTACTTCAATTATTGAATGCTGACGATTCTGAGTTTGAAGGAGACTCAGATGACAATGAAGATGGGATAATAAATGCAGAAACAATTGGTGAAACAATAATTGAAGAAGAAGATTTGGAAGAAACCTTAGAAACTATGGATATTATAGAAGATCAAATAGATGAAAATCAAGATGATTATGATGGTGACTCAGACCCAGAATTTGACATTCCACTTAgcattttaaaggaaaaaatgtcAGCAAAAGCTAAAAGAATGACTTGGAGAAAATCTGACAG tttcaAGGGAGTAGAAGTAGTCAAAGACGGTTTTGAAGAAAGTCACTTTCAAAGAGCAGGTTGGAAAATTATGTATTATGTGTCAGTATTTATTGACGATAAATTATTTGAGACAATGCGTGATTgcacaaatataaaattttttttagaaaatgataaaattatgaatttatcgaccgatgaagtaaaaaaatgtattggaaTATCGGTTTTAAtctcttatttaaaatatcccaGGGTGAAGATGTTTTGGGCCAAAACAACTAGAGTTGATTCAATTGCGAAGCACATGACGCGGgatagatttttttcaataagaagTCACTTAAAAGTAGTCATTGACAATGATGTATCAGCTAATGATAGACAAAAGGACAGGTTATGGAAAGTAAAACCAATTACCGAGAAAGTCAGACAAGGATGTTTAAAACTAGAGAGGCAAGAAAATGTTGCAGTGGATGAACAAATGATGCCATTTACTGGCACCTGTGGTCTAAAACAATTCGTAATAGGCAAACCCAATCCAGAAGgactaaaaaaatttgtatgtgCTACACCAGAAGGACTTGTGCTTGATTTTGAAATCTATCAAggtaaacaaacttttttggacgaaaattcaaaaaaattgggtGTTGGAACTTCAGCAGTGATGCGATTATCCTAA